In the Topomyia yanbarensis strain Yona2022 chromosome 3, ASM3024719v1, whole genome shotgun sequence genome, one interval contains:
- the LOC131691513 gene encoding zinc finger protein 277, giving the protein MTSVSGVGTPEDNAGMAPSQSSVIGPLIFSKDDYGSPPATRLADDTSVACMLCDDIYNFRLGDSRDQYLAHLYMIHRLVIADVDEVSCLASYSQFWKEHFREHPLEKFCSVMFMNQLPDGTPVNKEKYFLLSNIEPMDKELRQRLKRDMMELVLTRHQFERTDRNFNRGCLYCKDYQAETRADFVEHLYTKHFLLLGKAENLVFVDELVDTVRDKMKQLICIFCEKIFKDRPTLKEHMRKKGHKRINPDLKFYDRFFLVNYKNDRLKKPAAKPPVSTKMRANENSPFHSEDSDSDWSDWYGEEQPTTCLFCSISEPKIECLKDHMKTDHNFDFDSHVIGLNFYQRVKIVNYIRRQMHVLRCVLCREEFCTKDHLLVHLKEAAHFSIGESQYWDQPEYFFPTYEDDQFLCHLEDDSPDQSDDSSMVVSEKVNANVSTEAESLSLENFRLE; this is encoded by the coding sequence ATGACCTCTGTTTCCGGTGTTGGTACTCCAGAGGATAATGCTGGCATGGCACCATCGCAGTCCTCGGTAATTGGTCCGCTCATTTTTTCCAAAGATGATTACGGAAGTCCTCCAGCAACCAGATTGGCGGATGATACATCGGTAGCCTGCATGTTGTGCGATGATATATACAACTTTCGACTAGGAGACTCGAGGGACCAGTACCTAGCGCATCTATACATGATCCATCGTTTAGTGATTGCAGACGTTGATGAAGTTAGTTGTTTAGCCAGCTATAGCCAATTTTGGAAGGAACATTTTCGAGAACACCCActggaaaagttttgttcaGTTATGTTTATGAACCAACTGCCTGATGGTACCCCCGTGAACAAAGAAAAATACTTCCTGTTAAGTAATATTGAACCGATGGATAAGGAATTAAGGCAGCGATTGAAGCGTGACATGATGGAATTAGTTTTAACGCGGCATCAATTTGAGCGAACCGATCGCAACTTTAATCGGGGTTGTTTATATTGTAAAGATTACCAAGCCGAAACTAGAGCGGATTTTGTGGAGCATCTCTACACAAAGCACTTTTTGCTGTTAGGCAAAGCGGAGAATTTAGTTTTCGTAGATGAACTTGTGGACACTGTACGAGATAAGATGAAGCAATTAATATGTATATTCtgtgaaaaaatattcaaggatAGACCTACACTCAAGGAGCACATGAGAAAAAAAGGACACAAGCGAATAAATCCTGATCTGAAATTTTACGATCGTTTCTTTTTGGTCAATTATAAGAACGATCGGCTCAAGAAACCTGCTGCAAAACCACCGGTTTCGACAAAAATGCGAGCCAATGAGAACTCACCTTTCCATTCAGAAGACTCAGATTCAGATTGGTCCGATTGGTATGGTGAAGAACAGCCAACAACCTGCCTTTTCTGTTCGATTAGCGAACCGAAGATTGAGTGTCtgaaagatcacatgaaaacaGATCACAACTTTGATTTTGATTCCCATGTAATCGGTTTGAACTTCTATCAGCGGGTCAAGATTGTGAATTACATTCGAAGACAAATGCATGTATTGAGATGCGTACTCTGTCGTGAAGAGTTTTGCACTAAGGATCATCTGCTGGTGCATCTTAAGGAAGCTGCTCATTTCAGTATCGGAGAATCACAATACTGGGATCAACCCGAATATTTTTTCCCCACGTATGAAGATGATCAGTTTTTGTGCCATCTAGAAGACGATAGCCCAGATCAATCGGACGACAGCTCTATGGTTGTTTCTGAAAAGGTTAATGCCAACGTAAGTACCGAAGCAGAATCGCTTTCACTGGAAAATTTTAGATTGGAGTAA
- the LOC131691514 gene encoding GSK3B-interacting protein, translating to MGENEDSYEKFYSEQDETIDWTKEANGVIQDIARHAKEVKISDQLLPTDTAAFINLRTLEGIAVCVMLNHEGLQIVSDRFDCMDQQDPDSMRFETPYSLLSHISPAYVNSFGNCLAEALSKQLQDRLADNGIQVESDGFDLEDGK from the coding sequence ATGGGAGAGAACGAAGACTCTTACGAAAAATTCTATTCGGAACAGGACGAAACTATTGACTGGACCAAGGAAGCCAACGGAGTAATTCAAGATATCGCTCGTCACGCAAAGGAAGTTAAAATTTCTGACCAGCTTCTGCCAACGGACACAGCTGCGTTTATCAATTTACGCACCTTGGAAGGTATCGCAGTTTGCGTCATGCTGAATCATGAAGGGCTTCAGATTGTAAGCGATCGATTTGATTGCATGGACCAGCAGGATCCGGATAGCATGAGATTTGAAACACCCTATTCGTTGCTTTCTCATATAAGTCCAGCGTATGTCAACTCATTTGGAAACTGTCTTGCGGAAGCACTAAGCAAGCAATTGCAGGATAGGTTAGCAGATAACGGTATCCAAGTGGAAAGTGATGGTTTCGACTTGGAAGATGGGAAGTAG